In Arvicola amphibius chromosome 1, mArvAmp1.2, whole genome shotgun sequence, one DNA window encodes the following:
- the Oat gene encoding ornithine aminotransferase, mitochondrial gives MFSKLASLQTVAALRRGVHASVASAASVATKKTVQGPPSSDYIFERESKYGAHNYHPLPVALERAKGIYVWDVEGRQYFDFLSAYGAVSQGHCHPKIINAMKSQVDKLTLTSRAFYNNVLGEYEEYITKLFNYHKVLPMNTGVEAGETACKLARRWGYTVKGIPKYKAKIVFADGNFWGRTLSAISSSTDPTSYEGFGPFMPGFETIPYNDLPALERALQDPNVAAFMVEPIQGEAGVIVPDPGYLTGVRELCTRHQVLFIADEIQTGLSRTGRRLAVDHENVRPDIVLLGKALSGGLYPVSAVLCDDEIMLTIKPGEHGSTYGGNPLGCRIAIAALEVLEEENLAENADKMGTILRKELMKLPSDVVTAVRGKGLLNAIVIRETKDCNAWKVCLRLRDNGLLAKPTHGDIIRLAPPLVIKEDEIRESVEIINKTILSF, from the exons ATGTTTTCCAAACTAGCAAGTTTGCAGACAGTTGCTGCTCTGCGGCGAGGGGTCCATGCCTCAGTCGCCTCTGCTGCATCTGTTGCAACTAAGAAGACAGTCCAAGGTCCGCCGTCCTCTGACTACATTTTTGAACGGGAATCTAAGTATGGTGCACACAATTACCATCCTTTACCTGTAGCCCTGGAGAGAGCAAAAG gCATTTATGTGTGGGATGTAGAAGGCAGGCAATACTTCGACTTCCTGAGTGCTTATGGTGCTGTCAGCCAAGGGCACTGCCACCCCAAGATCATAAATGCTATGAAGAGTCAGGTGGACAAACTGACCTTAACATCTCGGGCTTTCTATAACAATGTCCTTGGTGAATATGAGGAATACATTACCAAACTTTTCAACTACCACAAAGTTCTCCCTATGAATACAG gagtggaggctggagagactgcCTGTAAGCTTGCTCGTCGTTGGGGCTACACCGTGAAAGGCATCCCGAAATACAAAGCAAAGATTGTTTTTGCTG ATGGAAACTTTTGGGGTCGAACTTTGTCTGCAATCTCCAGTTCCACAGACCCAACCAGTTATGAAGGTTTTGGACCCTTCATGCCAGGCTTTGAAACCATCCCGTATAACGATCTGCCCGCACTGGAG cGTGCTCTTCAGGACCCAAATGTTGCTGCCTTCATGGTGGAGCCCATCCAGGGTGAAGCAGGTGTTATTGTTCCAGATCCAGGATACCTGACGGGAGTCCGAGAACTCTGCACTAGGCACCAG GTTCTGTTTATTGCTGATGAAATACAGACGGGATTGTCCAGAACTGGTAGACGGCTGGCTGTGGATCATGAGAATGTCAGACCTGACATAGTTCTTCTCGGGAAGGCCCTTTCTGGCGGCTTATACCCT GTGTCTGCAGTGCTGTGTGATGATGAGATAATGCTGACCATTAAACCAGGGGAACATGGCTCCACGTACGGTGGTAACCCACTGGGCTGCCGAATCGCCATTGCAGCTCTTGAG gtTTTAGAAGAAGAGAATCTTGCTGAAAATGCAGACAAGATGGGCACCATCTTGAGAAAGGAGCTCATGAAGCTGCCCTCTGATGTCGTGACTGCTGTGAGGGGAAAAGGGTTGCTAAATGCCATTGTCATCCGGGAAACCAAAG ATTGTAATGCTTGGAAGGTGTGTCTGCGACTCCGAGATAATGGGCTCCTGGCCAAGCCAACCCATGGTGATATCATCAGGTTAGCCCCTCCACTTGTGATCAAGGAGGACGAGATCCGGGAGTCAGTGGAAATCATTAACAAGACCATCTTGTCCTTCTGA